In a genomic window of Streptococcus oralis:
- the cpsA gene encoding LCP family glycopolymer transferase CpsA yields the protein MSRRSKRARLGNVKRNINIVLATIYLLLSGFLLFLIFKHNILAFRYLNILTAVLILVSAVIAILLIVYKKAEKFTVFFLTLAIVVSSVSLYALQQFVGFTNHINATSNYSEYSMSVVVLKDSEINNVTQLESVTGPTETDNDNIQKLVADIKTTQSKDLTVEQSASYLAAYKSLLSGETKAIVLNSVFENIIEAEYPDYASKIKKIYTKQLTKDVAAPKVSKNKVFNIYVSGIDTYGPISSVSRSDVNILMTVNRDTKKILLTTTPRDSYVPIADGGNNQKDKLTHAGIYGVDSSIHTLENLYGVDINYYVRLNFTSFLKLIDLLGGVDVYNDQDFTSLHGKYHFPVGNVHLDSEQALGFVRERYSLADGDRDRGRNQQKVIVAIIQKLTSTEALKNYDNIIQGLQDSLQTNMPLETMMDLVNTQLESGGNYKVNSQDLKGTGRTDLPSYAMPDSNLYMMEIDESSLAAAKAAINDVMEGK from the coding sequence ATGAGTAGACGTTCAAAGAGAGCTCGTTTAGGGAATGTAAAACGAAATATTAATATAGTTTTAGCAACCATTTATTTGTTATTGAGTGGTTTTTTGTTGTTCTTAATTTTCAAACATAATATCCTAGCTTTTCGGTACCTCAATATCCTTACGGCGGTTCTTATTCTCGTTTCTGCTGTAATTGCAATCCTCCTGATAGTGTATAAAAAAGCCGAGAAGTTTACGGTTTTCTTTTTGACACTTGCTATCGTAGTTAGCTCGGTTTCTCTCTATGCTTTGCAACAGTTTGTCGGTTTTACCAATCATATCAATGCGACCTCAAACTACTCAGAGTATTCGATGAGTGTGGTCGTTTTGAAAGATAGTGAAATCAATAATGTGACTCAGTTAGAGAGTGTTACAGGTCCAACTGAAACAGATAATGATAATATCCAAAAGTTGGTGGCAGATATTAAGACGACACAGAGTAAAGACTTGACAGTTGAACAGAGTGCTTCTTATCTAGCAGCTTATAAGAGTCTGCTTTCTGGCGAAACGAAAGCAATTGTCTTAAATAGTGTCTTTGAAAATATCATTGAAGCAGAGTATCCAGATTATGCTTCAAAAATCAAAAAAATCTATACAAAACAATTAACTAAGGATGTTGCGGCACCAAAGGTATCGAAGAATAAAGTTTTCAATATTTATGTGAGTGGTATTGATACCTATGGTCCGATTAGTTCCGTTTCGCGTTCAGATGTGAATATTCTAATGACTGTGAACCGAGATACCAAGAAAATCCTTCTGACTACAACGCCTCGAGATTCCTATGTTCCGATTGCGGATGGGGGAAATAATCAAAAGGATAAATTGACCCACGCTGGAATCTATGGAGTGGACTCGTCGATTCATACTTTGGAAAATCTCTATGGGGTGGATATTAACTACTATGTTCGCTTGAACTTCACTTCTTTCTTGAAGTTGATTGACCTTTTAGGTGGTGTTGATGTCTATAATGATCAGGATTTCACTTCTTTGCATGGCAAGTATCATTTCCCTGTTGGGAATGTTCATTTAGACTCTGAGCAGGCTCTTGGTTTTGTCCGTGAGCGCTACTCTCTAGCAGATGGAGATCGAGATCGTGGTCGGAACCAACAAAAGGTTATTGTAGCTATTATTCAGAAGTTGACGTCAACTGAGGCTTTAAAAAACTACGATAACATCATCCAAGGATTGCAAGATTCTCTTCAGACCAATATGCCTTTGGAAACCATGATGGATCTGGTTAATACTCAATTGGAGAGTGGCGGGAATTACAAAGTCAACTCTCAAGACTTGAAGGGAACTGGACGCACGGATCTTCCTTCATACGCTATGCCAGATAGTAACCTCTACATGATGGAAATTGATGAAAGTAGCTTGGCCGCTGCCAAAGCTGCTATCAATGATGTGATGGAGGGCAAGTAG